The Penaeus chinensis breed Huanghai No. 1 chromosome 12, ASM1920278v2, whole genome shotgun sequence DNA segment ctcactctcactctcactctcactctcactctcactctcactctcactctcactctcacactcactctcactctcactctcacactcactctcactctcactctcacactaacacactcactctcacactatacaaagagtaaagagtaaagataaATGGAACTTGCATAGAAAATACAGATTTTTGGAGCGCATTTATTAAAGATGCTATtgaggaaaaaaaggatataaaaaaatgTTACTAATACACAAAACCCATCATATCAAGTTTCTGGATCTTTATAAGTTTAACAATTTAGGAaatcacatataaaaatacagtaggaaaaaaaggtaatttacatgaacaaaaagaaaaagcaagaacagTAAAAAATTGTTCCTGGCTAGAGAGTACAATACAAAGCTCACAAGTAGGCGTATTTTTTATGAACTCAAAGTCCAAGAAAATGTTTCCTTCTGAAAAACTTTGGCGATGACTTAGAGTTGTGGTTAAAGTCGATGGGTACAGTATCTGGGTCTTCACGCATTAAATAGCAATGGCTGGCAAGAGGTAAAGAATGAGATGTGGTGCTTGAGTTATCATAAGGTTTCTGGTAACCCTCTGGCATCTCCCATCCATTCACGAAAAAATAGTAAACCTAATATTACATTGTGCTCTCCCTCGTGCAGACAGATGTAATATTGAATCAGCTGCTGAAGTGGACTTATGAAATGAATGTCTGGTACTTTGCGCATATCAAAGGTTGCTATCTTCAAtgcttttacttatttttttatcagtaataGTGAAGAGAAATTCCAGCATCTTTGACTAACTTTGACTTACtttgcatttcattttctttcttttgtggaaAACTATCCTTTATTCAGTGATGTCACCTCTTGGGCAAGAATACTGAAGATAAAGTCTGTGAATAACTTCTAGAAAGTTTTTATtgacattttcttacaacaaaagGGCAGTATTGAGCTTTTCTTAAActgtaaaaataaagatagacatgTGTAACCATTTACTATGCAAATTAAGGATATGTAATACTTCAGAATATTCTCAATTCAAGTATTTACAGACTCTTTGTGTGATATTTTCTTATGAGAATGTCTTTAGAAATGACATTAAAAGTTGTAAGACACTACTGAAAGCACATTATTCTCTGGACAAActtcagaaaataaaaatgtatcctAAACTTCACAGCAGATTACTAAAGAATTCCTAGAGcattataatattgaaaaataggatgagatatatatgtatttatgaatatttacatattacacaagaaaagaaattaaCTTAACCCAAAGCCACTGGGGATGgcttgtacatacatgccatgctcactctaggattaatttaataattatttttgcacacagatggctgcaagtcacaatgagccagttacaagtactacctgtctcacgtctttaatcttttccttgatttttgaaaatattttctggtatctaatattgctCTTGGTTatgtcaataacactataataattataatgctgataataaaaacaacaggattgatattgatagcattagtaaaaaagtgTTTTTCCCACAAACTAAAGGGAAGGTGAAATCGAGTAAGGTCacgaggtctactaattgactcctttgtggctaagcacttgctgaGCCAGTTTTGTGCATAGAGACCTTTCACAAACAATACTACAATGAACACATTTTCCCAGAGACTCTGGGTTAAAATAACTTTACATCGAAAAGGTCTGCCTATGAAACAGCAAtgcaaagaaaaacattttccttaAGTGCTTCTTTTTTCAAACTGGAAAGTAATTTCAAAGAAATGTCTCTATACTACCTGAGTCTAGTCCATTTACTACAAAAGCTGGAGCATGTGGTAACTATAAGACAAAACTGCACacaataaatctaataatataGGAAAAGTATGGGGaactggaagaaagaaagaaagaaggaaagaaagaaagaaggaaagaaagagagaaagaaagaaagaaagagagaaagaaagaaaagaaaaaaaaagaaagaaaagaaaaaagaaaaagaataaagtggGATCACAGATTCTCTAGCCAGTACCTAAAACAACACAACCAGGCTTTCAATATTTCCAGCGAAATCAATCTTTCCCGGTCGCATCAAACAAAGTTAAACAGTCCGACTGGAATTAATCTTTGTACTAAGTCTGTGCACTCGTCTTTCGTGCCTTAACTTAGTCCATATCCCGTGGCACATTTTGATGAGACGGTGATCTCTTGCCTCTTTGGGTAAGGTGTGCGCGTTGTGGTACTCATATCGCACAATTGCCGAGGCTCCCTGCAAGCAataatgacattatgattattcgaACAAgtatgtcataatcatcatcaatagagaaaaataatatgaacaaaggtaataataatatttaaatagaatagtaagaaaaatatgaactagggtaataataaaactgaaagagAATAGTACTTTATCGGCATTTCCTGATAttggttattatcaatttcatctactttttttttttatatatatgtacttttctgATTTAAGTACAAAATTATTTAAGAGGGAAGAACAGTAACAACCACTaacagaaaagacagaagaaacaaTCACACTATGgtttatatgataaatatattgattatagACTAGTTAAAAAGTACAGTGAAAGAGATTAAATTATCAGTGTTTAGTTTAAagtaacacacaaaacacacacactaaaaaccacatatacatatatgcatatatacatatagataaaattCATACATTCTAAAACCAAAAGAGTACAAAATAGCTTATGGAAATGCATCATACCTTGAATCTCCGTTGCTGGATCATAGATATAGCTAAATACAGACGGCATCGAGACATCACAAAGGGGTCACCTAGACGCAGGGCAATTTCCATTTGCTTAACAGATATTTCACCTGCCCTCTTTGCAAACTGAGTGTCATAATCACCTAGGGCTGAGCAGGCACCTCCTAGTGTTGACAGCCAAGACATTACTGTGTCTAGATTCTGACGGTCAACAGCACATTCATTCATGCGAACACACCACTCTTTGTCAATAATGTGTGGAATACTGTCATTTATTGTCCATAAGATTATAACtggtatatcatttttatttctcgttGGTTGAATCTTTTTCCTCATATTCTGAGACATGGCATGGTTAATGAAAGAGGATCTGAAAGTTTTTGAATTCTTTAGCTCTTTTAAGAAAACACAGAAGTGTAAACCTTCATTCTTAAATTTTTTCCTAGGCTTCACAGACTTCATGGCATCAAGGCATTCTGAATCACAGATTAAGCTATCCAGGTTTCTGGAAATGGCATGGTGCGCATTCACTTCAATTAAATCCCAACACGAAGTCCCTGCTCTCACTATTGTATAGATATTGCTGTCCATCCTGACATCTGCTGgggataaataaaatacaatgattaattaaaaaatacataGTAATTACAcatatagtaaaaacaatgaaGCTGAACATCTCAAGCAGCATTATTAAAGTGTATATTTTGAGACTTTTGGACACATGATCTGCTCTAActcgaaaataaaaatagtaattgctAATTTGTCATTCTTCACAGATGTATTTCCTTTGTAATTCTTCACTAGTAATTAATCTGATCTGAATACTGTTACTTGACTTGCAGTAGCTGCAAAGAACTATACTgctattttatatatctaatatattcttatatggaaAAAGATAGTAAATATATCATAATCAAGTCAGTGTCTCAGTCAGTACTGCCCAATATGTAACAGGTAGTTTAGAAACATGAAAGTTCAACATCAAACATACATGATTTGGTACCGAAACCTCAGAGCAACATACTTGAGTCCTTGAAATTTGATTATGATATCCATctcataatatataaaaaaaatcccaatcaCATGAACAGGTCTCATAACCAGACTGACATGgtaaagtatagaaaaaaaaagaaaagaaatataaatcattCATAAAAGGACCAATCTGAAATACACATGATCTAAGTATGGCTGAAGATAGCTTCATCTCCCAGTTTGTATATACTACCAGCTGATAAAGTCTTATTAGTGGTTAAAACATTTATATAACTACTTAAATCTTCACTACTATTTTGCACAAATAAGAGTGATTTAACCAAGTCTCAGCAGCCAAGTTTGTAGCctgataatattagaaatgagGTTTGACAGCTGGTGGCTGTAGCCCTGCATGCACAGCTACAGAATTCCATAATTAGCCTGCCTTTTATGAACATAAACTGTGGAAATGCAGTTGCTCAGCATTTGCAGTGTGTGATCTAACAAACTGCCACTCGATCTATAACAAGTCCGCTGTTTGGCTAATGCTGTGGATTAAGTGTCCCATTTCTACTGGGTTAAAAGACTGCTAAATCTATACAAGGACTGCAATGTAAATCCTAATATCGTAATGACTTAATGCGATGATTCTCAGAATCCTCAATGAAACAGGTACCCTATTCTGTCATAACAGAACAAAAACCATGTtaggaaattaataataaaaaaaaaataaatcaaatcctATGGGCAGAAAACAAATTTACGTAACCTTATATAACAACATATAAGCATTTACAAGCTGACTTGGTAACTTTTACAATAATCAAATGAAAGGCACTGCATTCATAACCAATTATCAAAAAACAATTACACATATATTGTTGTATTTTATATtacgaaaaaaatacacatgcctGAAAGTACATAATTTCCTACTGTTACAAACTATGGCCTTTTAACATTAATGTATttccaatgatcataataaggtgTGAACTACCAAAGAACAACACTGGTAATTAGAAATGTCGCCGTCGTTTACTATAAATGACCTAAAATACGATAATTTCCACACACCGAATGCCCTTCTCTCTTGCGTCTGGCGAGGGATCAcgattataaatatttacattggtGGTAATATGATacttttaaataattttaatgcCTATGTATAATTTAAATGTATGCTATTTTTTCACGAGAATATCTGGTGTATGATTAGATGGAAATCTAATCCTGATCTGTGTGGcacctatattattattattattttttacctttacATAATTGTCTCTGATGAAATACATTTGAAAACTACAGATGATGGCTGtgtatatcagaaaaaaaaaattccttgttctcttttgcaatttacataattattttctGTACACACTGGCGGATGTCCTCTCACGGTATTATGAGTTTCTTTAAATACGCACTCATAAAATGCGCACACgcgagcagacacacacacacacacacaaacacacacacacacaaacacacacacacacacacacacacaaacacacacacacactcatatatatatatatatattataaaaaaatatatatattatataaaaaaaaaaaaaaaaaaatatatatatatatatatatatatatatatatatatatatatatatatatatatatatatatatatatgcctagctagtgttaagtgctttgcatgccttctcgcttacagctgccaccgctggctagcctggtacgaaaagggagcagctatgcataagacccctgccagctcatagtttcttcatcatcaagacttctgcagtgcctcctcgtggccacccatggaaactaggtactgtGGAGGCTctaggagcagcaggaggccctaaaggtacggagccatggcccactggcgtgtggacatgccctggcttgtactaactcctgctcccgtgccccctggggtttaTGGGCGGCTGTGGAGaagcaggccttgccagtctgcctccccaagataactGTATTCACAGCTgatcatatagttgttggtgctgggggtagggctaaagtccctcccacccagcaagtacggctggctgtgggtccctctgggttggcgaccgctgggactcgggtagggagcgggAATTACCCGTCCTCCCATCTGGGTCCCggtggccgccaacctggcgtgaagcttgtgggggaaagtcctagggagccctgcaggtgtattatgggacctgcagctagCCAACCCCCTCTATGTGGGGCggggtcggtaggggtggcagaggtggcgcccacccagaatgactgcccgaggttagacctcaggcaggctgtcagggtgggggcttggaacgtccgttgcttgcgacaggacgatcggttaccactactgtcgagggaattgaagcagctgagagttgaggtggctgctctatcagaggtgagaagacctggcagtggcacgattagtgtgggtggctacacttattactagtCGGGCCatagcgatggccaccatctccagggagtagccatagccatctccagcaaacTTCAagcctcggtagtagaggtcactccagtcgatgagcgtattatagtattgagactgaagctttcatttggcttcatgtctcttattgctgtgtacgctcctacggatgtgtatagacttgaggtgaaagagatgttttacaccaaacttgcatctgtgacagatagctgtcctcagcgagatattcgtattgttctggatgacttcaatgcggtatccggctgcgatcgagctggctacaagatgtctgtcggtcctcatggctcaggagctgatgctggcagcgaaaatagcctccttttccgtgactttgctaggtcccagaaattgaggatttctgactcttgttatcagcgttctgacctgcatcgttgCACTTGGTACAACGATACGGGTAGAGTAGCcagggagatcgaccacatcctcgttagcactcgatagaggatccttcagaactgcagggtgtatcgaagcgccgagttctgtggaactgatcatagatcaGTTATGGCtattctccgggtccactttagaactccCCGTCACCCTAATAAACACTCTAGggtgtggacagattgagggaggatgagtgtgcctagGGGTTTgtcaaggctatctctggtcgtttcacagcactcgagggcctgacggaccctgttctccTGTTGgccaccttcaagcgtgaaatgcttgatgcagcccaagaagtGATTTTTGAACGatcaagagcaagacagaattccatcttgcaggagacactggaagccacatatgcttgtcgtgcggctcgattgtcaggggatcgcaacttgcaccattctctggtgtgcaggacaaggtcactgttgagaagggataagaaacagtttatcagaaatcttgcagaggaggtcgaaagccatttcctagtaaatgaccttcgtcctgcttaccaagccctgagaaaactgaactccaagccctcctcacagacgactgcagtccgctcagcaagtggccagataatctcagatcctgatggggtgtgtgtgcgttggggtgagtattttgagcagttataTCAGGTTGATcctccaacagttaacttggatttgggtgatgttgagattcctctgccagacccacccatcagcgaggatccaccctccctgactgaagtcagtggaggcgatttccaagctgaagagtggtaaagcagcaggtgtttgtggcatcccaacctaattgttaaaggctggtggagaacctatggcaaggggcttgcatgaagtcctgtctgccatctggcagactggtaccattccccctgacctgctgaggggtgtggtcatccctcctggtaagtccacaatagactgcatcttggtgcttcgagtcattgtagaacgccgtcgtgatgttggctgctcgcagcttatattgacctcaagaaggcgtttgatacggtgcatcgcgaatcactctgggagatactgaggctaagaggaattccaacaaagattgttgtattaatagcaaacctgtatacgggtactgaaagtgctgtaaagtatggtggtggcctgtcgagcttcatccctgttcaggtgtgaggcaaggctgtgttcttgcaccaacacttttcaacacttgcatggattggatactgggtagagctactgtccaaagtcactgcggaacaactctgggcaatatcaaggttacagatcttgactttgatgataatgttgccattctatctgaatctctggaaaccctagtggtggctcttgatgcatttagcaataaagtGAAGCCTCTGGAGCTAGAGttgtcctggaccaagaccaagatccaggattttagaggcatactaggagaccctgtgcagtcggtacatgcttgcggtgaaatcatcgaagtcacagagagttttatatacctcggtacaattggcgggaccatgtgtccaaccaatagTTGCACTGTGAgcccggtacaggacctgttacttgcacaatccgcgatcgccaactcaggctatacggccacttggctcgtttCCCGCAGGATGACTCTGCCCACTAGATTGTCTCTGTCCGaggcaaccctgggtggaggaggcctgtgggacgaccgaggaagttgtggcttgggcagatcgattaaacctgcctggcggctcgccatgaggggccctcgtaggtggaagcgaagggtggatgcgactatgcgttcccgccggcgttagctcccaaataatgatgatgatatatatatatatatacacacacacaaacatacacacacacatacatatatatatatatatacatacacacatacatatatatgtatatatatatatacacacacatatatatatatatatatatatacacacacacacacatatatacatatatatatatatatatatatacacacacacacatacataccgcgatagtccagtggttagcgcactggactccggcccttgtggttcatagttcaattccccgtcgcggcggtcgtaaaaatgcctgcgttccgactattggctcgagcccgagaaaacgacatatcgccttgagaagtcaaacgcaggtgtcatagggtaaatcaccgccgtggcacaagtatgtataactgtaagtatatatatatatatatatatatatatatatatatatatatatatgtgtgtgtgtgtgtgtgtgtgtgtgtttgtgtgtgtgggggggggggggtgtatgcgtgtgtgtgtgtttatacacacatgtgtgtatatatacatatatataatcatatataaataaatatatacatacacacacacacacacaaacacacacaaacacacacacacacacacacacacacatatatatatatatatatatatatatatatatatagatatatatacacacacacacatacacatacatatgcatacatacacacacacacacacacacacacacacacacacacacacacacacacacacacatatatatatatacacacacatatagatagatagatagatagatagagcttcATTGGTGTTTTATGTATTAcactgtgtataaatgtatgatatatatatgtgtcagctTATAAATGTATAGGATAGATTATATTTCTCGTTTTAATCCACCTATTCATTACGTCACACTTATTTTTAATCAAACACTACGTATCTAAACTCTGCGGTCTCCTACAATCCCTCACGATATGAACAAAAGGAATGAATCACGTATTCAAAAAACGCATTATAGCCAGACAACAAtgttaagataaagaaaaaatgataaaaaaaggaaatggaagaaaatatagACCATTATGGCATCCGATCCGCCAGCAACATGATCAATGGCAGTTAATACGTGGTGTGCAGAGCACGTGACAAGGAGGGTATGTGAGTGGGTTTTACGTGCTCGCTGGTACTACATTAGGCCTTagtcttcctgtgtgtgtgtgtgatggtgttgaGTGGTGTGGGTTGCTCTGGCGAAGTGGATGCTCTGCCTGGTGGTGTGGATgtgtgtcatatttttttttctctctctcttttgacggAGATGGATGTATTGCGTGATGATATATTGCGGTGTTAGTATTCATTTTGATACGTTGATACCTCTACAGGAATTCCATATGTGAAGGTATGGAAACTTCGAAAACGAATGGGTATTAAACCATTCCCCAGCCTCTCGAAAATCCAAAACTACAGACAAAATCGAGTTGTAAATACGAAGGAGAAGAGCGGGAAATTGAAAAGTTATCAAGTGTCCCAAGGTCGCCAGAGCTGAGCAGAGCAGGGAACAATGAAAATGCCAACGTGGTCCCCGGCCAATACGGTGGTTATTGCAGGGGCTTGGGCTTCGAGGAACTCGGGGTGGAATTCAGGTATGGGGTACATGCACGGTTCGTAGAGGAGTATTATGCAGTTTAGTATTGTGTATGGATATTGTTTAGTCATTTCATGTGCGAGGATTGGGTATATGCACAGTTCATGGATGAGTCTCATGTAACTTGGTATGGTATATGGGCGTTTTTTTGCGAggattatgtaattatgtgttatgtattatgtcatgtattgtgtattattagtattatgcatTTAAGTATTATGTATGATGTGCATTATGTAGTTAAGTATTGTGTATTATGAGTATTGTGTAGTTAATTCATATTTAAGGTCTTATatgcattttctttgtgttgttatGTTGGTATGTAGATAAACATATCTTACATTTGTAAGATCTCGTTTGTTTAGTTTCTGTCTTTAAAGTTCTGTGAATGTATCGTTATGTATGGTATTATGCCTAAAATTCAATGACGGAAAtactacatacatgtaaatatacagtaaatatacacGCTTTTTACTTAGGGTAATGGttaaacaaaaaatggaaaaatgataaaaaaaacccaTAATAGCCAAAATAGTTCTCCTATTAAAGCTCTGCTAACATTCCATTCTCCAGCGCGGCGACTTTTTGCTCATTCTTCATCAGCGAAACCCTCCTTCCCAGCAGGATGTGGCAGCCCGCAAAGACGACACGTATTGGTGTTCCTGGGCATGATGGGCGTCGCCGTAGATTACTTGGTAAGGTACAGCATCAGTGTTGCCATCGTTGCCATGGTGCAGACCCCTCACTTGCTCACCAACGCATCGCATGACAAGGAAATATGCCCGGCAGCTGCTAACACTACGCACGGAGGCGGCGCTGATCCTCACGTAAGGCGATTTCGGGAGCTTAAACTActcgtaatttttatttttatttttttcaatac contains these protein-coding regions:
- the LOC125031069 gene encoding uncharacterized protein LOC125031069; amino-acid sequence: MDSNIYTIVRAGTSCWDLIEVNAHHAISRNLDSLICDSECLDAMKSVKPRKKFKNEGLHFCVFLKELKNSKTFRSSFINHAMSQNMRKKIQPTRNKNDIPVIILWTINDSIPHIIDKEWCVRMNECAVDRQNLDTVMSWLSTLGGACSALGDYDTQFAKRAGEISVKQMEIALRLGDPFVMSRCRLYLAISMIQQRRFKGASAIVRYEYHNAHTLPKEARDHRLIKMCHGIWTKLRHERRVHRLSTKINSSRTV